Proteins from a single region of Chryseobacterium scophthalmum:
- a CDS encoding endonuclease, giving the protein MKKLLLCVVFSQLANAQAPAGYYNSANGLSGASLKTALSNIITNGHQDKGYNGLWTAYKTTDIDKNYENDGSILDIYSEKPSSTDPYKFTPGNNQCGTYSTEGNCYNREHIVPQSLFNEGSPMKNDIHFIRATDGKVNGMRSNYPFGKVGSASFTSLNGSKLGSSSSSGFSGTVFEPIDEFKGDVARMVFYFVTRYQSKLSTFSTGNMLGSSAFPGLQTWELNVLLAWHNQDPVSQAEINRNNASYTFQGNRNPFIDNPSYVNQIWGGQAPTTDTQAPSTVTNLTVSGKTTNTVSLTWNAATDNVAVSSYDVYMNGSLKTNVSSTSTTVTGLNPSTTYNFYIKAKDAAGNSSANSSTVSATTNAGTTNPNPTGCVNENFETIPTASSSSYSTKTWTSNGITWTATDSRSDQTISNKAITVRDGSLKSSSSANGIGSLTVTTQLKFSGSNGNFTVQVNGINVGTVPYSTTATTTTINNINVSGNVVVTLVNNSTSNRVAIDNLSWTCNNSASRQSQTTNIIAEPKELQIYPNPITNQEIFVKGDTQNIKKAEIYNLQGKVMQTINNPFKNGKSIKIKSLLQGVYILKLDESSLKFVIK; this is encoded by the coding sequence ATGAAAAAACTACTTTTATGTGTAGTATTCTCCCAGCTTGCTAATGCACAAGCTCCTGCAGGATATTACAACTCAGCGAACGGATTGTCGGGAGCTTCATTAAAAACAGCTTTAAGCAATATTATTACAAACGGACATCAAGACAAAGGTTACAACGGACTTTGGACTGCCTACAAAACCACAGACATTGATAAAAATTACGAAAACGACGGTTCTATTCTCGATATTTATTCTGAAAAACCAAGCTCTACAGACCCTTACAAATTTACTCCGGGAAATAATCAGTGTGGCACCTACTCTACTGAAGGAAACTGCTACAATCGTGAACACATCGTTCCTCAAAGTCTTTTTAATGAAGGTTCACCGATGAAAAATGACATCCATTTCATCAGAGCTACCGATGGAAAAGTAAATGGAATGCGTTCTAATTATCCTTTCGGAAAAGTGGGAAGCGCAAGTTTCACTTCTTTAAATGGTTCAAAATTGGGAAGTTCGTCATCTTCAGGATTTTCAGGGACAGTTTTTGAACCCATCGATGAATTTAAAGGTGATGTAGCGAGAATGGTTTTCTATTTTGTGACAAGATATCAAAGCAAACTCTCAACTTTCTCCACAGGAAATATGCTTGGAAGTTCTGCATTTCCCGGATTACAAACATGGGAACTGAATGTTCTTTTAGCGTGGCATAATCAGGATCCTGTTTCGCAGGCAGAAATCAACAGAAATAATGCTTCCTATACTTTTCAGGGAAACAGAAATCCTTTTATCGACAATCCTAGTTATGTGAACCAAATTTGGGGAGGACAAGCTCCAACAACCGATACTCAAGCTCCGTCAACGGTTACTAATTTAACAGTTTCAGGAAAAACAACGAACACGGTTTCTCTTACATGGAATGCTGCAACTGATAATGTAGCCGTGAGTTCTTACGATGTTTATATGAACGGAAGTTTAAAAACCAACGTTTCTTCAACTTCAACGACAGTTACAGGATTAAATCCTTCTACAACTTATAATTTTTATATTAAAGCTAAAGATGCTGCAGGAAATTCTTCAGCAAACAGTTCTACTGTTTCAGCAACGACGAATGCGGGAACAACCAATCCAAATCCGACAGGTTGTGTAAACGAAAATTTTGAAACGATTCCAACAGCAAGTTCATCATCGTATTCAACAAAAACATGGACGAGCAACGGAATTACATGGACGGCAACGGATTCAAGAAGTGATCAAACCATTTCCAACAAAGCAATTACCGTAAGAGACGGATCATTAAAATCAAGCAGTTCTGCAAACGGAATTGGATCTTTGACGGTTACAACACAGCTTAAATTCAGTGGAAGTAATGGAAATTTTACGGTTCAAGTAAATGGAATAAATGTTGGAACAGTTCCTTACAGCACAACGGCAACTACGACGACAATTAACAATATTAATGTTTCAGGGAATGTTGTGGTGACTTTAGTGAATAATTCTACAAGCAACAGAGTGGCGATTGATAACCTGAGCTGGACTTGCAATAATTCTGCTTCAAGACAAAGCCAAACGACAAATATTATTGCCGAGCCAAAAGAATTACAGATCTATCCGAATCCTATTACGAATCAAGAAATTTTTGTAAAAGGAGATACACAAAATATTAAAAAAGCGGAAATCTATAATCTACAGGGGAAAGTAATGCAAACGATCAATAATCCTTTTAAAAACGGAAAATCAATTAAAATTAAAAGCCTTTTGCAGGGAGTTTATATTTTAAAACTTGATGAATCGAGTCTGAAATTTGTAATTAAATAA